In Myxococcus stipitatus, the following are encoded in one genomic region:
- a CDS encoding methyl-accepting chemotaxis protein encodes MSSEQTSFTTQFGHQFRQSLGLAPKLVLVTTLVSATVAAILTGIATRRLESDLVNAHMGEGQLLSRHLAVAVEQGVTAGVAALQPMLDVLRDTEDVSYVFLTDVSGNVVAHTLPGAFPDSLKEATANQGEVNEQTGWGSVLEVESGGRTLHAMNVMTPVAGGRLGKVHVGISRDHIDMLVSELRWRMVGFALLLVALGVGVAAAFGRSIARPMRELTEVTGHIVESGDLTRPIQVKSGDEVGRLANSFAQMVARLREVTLNLQQAAQALTQSTEHLNTSSTEQAQTISRQAAALQETQVTAQEIKQTSMLAAQKAESVLSVAERADALARSGEAAIEQTMAGLNDIRVQVGEIAQKILELGERTQQIGGITQTVKDLADQSNMLALNAAIESVRSGEHGKGFGVVAREIRALADQSIQATTRVRELLDDIANSVTSAVRITERGAERMESGLAQVRTSGQNLRELSSIVQDNAAAVRQIAAAVSQQNVGINQITLAVNDLSKMMDETVARIGSTGEAATTLQIISEQLSSAVKIYRVE; translated from the coding sequence GTGAGCTCCGAACAGACTTCATTCACCACGCAGTTCGGCCACCAGTTCCGTCAGTCGCTGGGACTGGCGCCGAAGCTCGTCCTCGTCACCACGCTCGTCAGCGCCACGGTGGCCGCCATCCTCACCGGCATCGCCACGCGGCGGCTGGAGAGCGACCTGGTGAACGCCCACATGGGCGAGGGACAGCTCTTGTCCCGTCACCTCGCCGTGGCCGTCGAGCAGGGCGTGACGGCGGGCGTCGCCGCGCTCCAGCCCATGCTGGACGTGCTGCGGGACACCGAGGACGTCTCGTATGTCTTCCTGACGGACGTCTCCGGCAACGTCGTCGCGCACACCCTGCCGGGCGCGTTCCCGGACTCGCTCAAGGAGGCGACGGCCAACCAGGGCGAGGTGAACGAGCAGACAGGGTGGGGCTCGGTCCTGGAGGTGGAGTCTGGGGGCCGGACGCTGCACGCGATGAACGTGATGACCCCGGTGGCCGGAGGCCGGCTGGGCAAGGTGCACGTGGGCATCTCCCGGGACCACATCGACATGCTGGTGTCGGAGCTGCGCTGGCGGATGGTGGGCTTCGCGCTGCTCTTGGTGGCGCTGGGCGTGGGCGTCGCGGCGGCCTTCGGGCGGAGCATCGCCCGGCCCATGCGCGAGCTGACGGAAGTCACCGGCCACATCGTCGAGTCCGGCGACCTCACCCGCCCCATCCAGGTGAAGAGCGGCGATGAGGTGGGGCGGCTCGCCAACTCCTTCGCGCAGATGGTGGCGCGCTTGCGCGAGGTGACGTTGAACCTCCAGCAGGCGGCGCAGGCGCTGACGCAGTCCACCGAGCACCTCAACACCTCGTCCACCGAGCAGGCGCAGACCATCTCCCGTCAGGCCGCCGCGCTGCAGGAGACGCAGGTGACGGCGCAGGAAATCAAGCAGACGTCCATGCTGGCCGCGCAGAAGGCGGAGAGCGTGCTGTCGGTGGCGGAGCGCGCGGACGCGCTGGCGCGTTCGGGTGAGGCCGCGATTGAACAGACGATGGCGGGCCTCAACGACATCCGCGTCCAGGTGGGGGAGATTGCCCAGAAGATCCTGGAGCTGGGCGAGCGCACGCAGCAGATTGGCGGCATCACCCAGACGGTGAAGGACCTGGCGGACCAGTCCAACATGCTCGCGCTCAACGCGGCGATTGAATCCGTCCGCTCGGGTGAGCACGGCAAGGGCTTTGGCGTCGTGGCGCGGGAAATCCGGGCGCTGGCGGACCAGTCCATCCAGGCCACCACGCGGGTGCGCGAGCTCCTGGACGACATCGCCAACTCGGTGACGTCCGCGGTGCGCATCACCGAGCGCGGCGCCGAGCGCATGGAGTCGGGCCTGGCCCAGGTGCGCACCAGCGGGCAGAACCTGCGCGAGCTGTCCTCCATCGTCCAGGACAACGCCGCCGCCGTCCGTCAAATCGCCGCGGCGGTGAGTCAGCAGAACGTGGGCATCAACCAAATCACCCTGGCGGTGAATGACTTGTCCAAGATGATGGACGAGACGGTGGCCCGCATCGGCTCCACCGGTGAGGCGGCCACCACGCTGCAAATCATCTCCGAGCAGCTCTCCAGCGCGGTGAAGATCTACCGCGTCGAGTAG
- the clpA gene encoding ATP-dependent Clp protease ATP-binding subunit ClpA has translation MAGPLIAKELQASFRTALEEARKMRHEYLTLEHLLLALTREARTREVLKACGANVKRLQERLVSFLEETVERLPEGVEAEPQQTIGVERVLHRAAMHALSADQKLIDGGDVLVALFREEESHALYVLQQEGVSRLDLLNYISHGISKDGEGDEGESESAEGGAVPAGDDDDGESPRKSPLEAYTVQLNIEAKEGRIDPLIGRDKELERTIQVLSRRRKNNPLYVGEAGVGKTAIAEGLALHIHEGRVPEPLKNAVVYSLDMGALLAGTKFRGQFEERLKGVLKALQEQKDAILFIDEIHTIVGAGATSGGSMDASNLLKPALASGRLRCIGSTTYQEYKSAIEKDRALSRRFQKIEVAEPSVEDTILILEGLKSRYEEHHGVKYTPEAIRASAELSAKHINDRFLPDKAIDVIDETGAAEKLKPEGVRTNTVTDADVEAVVAKMAKIPAKSVSASEGVQLQNLEKELQGVIFGQDSAIKDLVSAIKLARSGLRAPEKPIGSFLFSGPTGVGKTELAKQLAQSLGVEFLRYDMSEYSEKHTVSRLIGAPPGYVGFDQGGLLTDAVRKHPYAVVVLDEIEKAHPDLFNILLQVMDHATLTDNNGRKADFRNIVLILTTNAGAQEMSTKSIGFGDLAKPADATRAKKAIERTFTPEFRNRLDGWILFSGLPPEVILKVVDKEVRLLQKMLTERKVTLELTSAARAWLAERGYDPAFGARPMARLVDNSLKKPLAEALLFGDLKHGGTAHYDVDAGGEGLKLKTAPALEPAAA, from the coding sequence CAAAGAGTTGCAGGCCAGCTTCCGCACCGCCCTGGAAGAGGCGCGGAAGATGCGCCACGAGTACCTGACGCTGGAGCACCTGCTCCTGGCGCTGACGAGGGAAGCTCGCACCCGCGAGGTCCTCAAGGCGTGCGGGGCCAACGTGAAGCGCCTTCAAGAGCGGCTGGTCTCCTTCCTGGAGGAGACCGTCGAGCGGCTGCCCGAAGGGGTGGAGGCCGAGCCGCAGCAGACCATCGGCGTGGAGCGGGTGCTCCACCGCGCCGCGATGCACGCCCTGTCCGCCGACCAGAAGCTCATCGACGGCGGCGACGTGCTGGTGGCCCTGTTCCGCGAGGAGGAGAGCCACGCGCTCTACGTGCTCCAGCAGGAGGGCGTCTCGCGGCTGGATTTGCTCAACTACATCTCCCACGGCATCTCCAAGGATGGTGAAGGTGACGAGGGCGAGTCGGAGAGCGCGGAGGGAGGCGCCGTCCCCGCGGGTGACGACGACGACGGAGAGTCCCCGCGCAAGAGCCCGCTGGAGGCGTACACCGTCCAGCTCAACATCGAGGCGAAGGAAGGTCGCATCGACCCGCTCATCGGCCGCGACAAGGAGCTGGAGCGCACCATCCAGGTGCTCAGCCGCCGCCGGAAGAACAACCCGCTCTACGTGGGCGAGGCGGGCGTGGGCAAGACGGCCATCGCGGAGGGACTGGCGCTGCACATCCATGAAGGCCGGGTGCCGGAGCCGCTGAAGAACGCGGTGGTGTACTCGCTGGACATGGGCGCGTTGCTCGCGGGCACCAAGTTCCGGGGCCAGTTCGAGGAGCGGCTCAAGGGCGTGCTCAAGGCGCTGCAGGAGCAGAAGGACGCCATCCTCTTCATCGACGAAATCCACACGATTGTCGGCGCCGGCGCGACGAGCGGCGGCTCCATGGATGCGTCCAACCTGCTCAAGCCCGCGCTGGCGAGCGGCAGGCTGCGGTGCATCGGCTCCACGACGTATCAGGAGTACAAGTCCGCCATCGAGAAGGACCGCGCGCTGTCGCGGCGCTTCCAGAAGATTGAGGTGGCGGAGCCGTCCGTGGAGGACACCATCCTCATCCTGGAGGGGCTCAAGAGCCGCTACGAGGAGCACCACGGCGTGAAGTACACGCCCGAGGCGATTCGTGCGTCCGCGGAGCTGTCCGCCAAGCACATCAACGACCGGTTCCTGCCGGACAAGGCCATCGACGTCATCGACGAGACGGGCGCGGCGGAGAAGCTCAAGCCGGAGGGCGTGCGCACCAACACCGTCACCGACGCGGACGTGGAGGCCGTGGTCGCGAAGATGGCGAAGATTCCCGCCAAGAGCGTGTCCGCCAGCGAGGGCGTGCAGCTCCAGAATCTGGAGAAGGAGCTCCAGGGGGTCATCTTCGGCCAGGACAGCGCCATCAAGGACCTGGTGAGCGCCATCAAGCTGGCGCGCTCCGGGCTGCGCGCGCCGGAGAAGCCCATCGGCTCGTTCCTCTTCTCGGGCCCCACGGGCGTGGGCAAGACGGAGCTGGCCAAGCAGCTGGCGCAGTCCTTGGGCGTGGAGTTCCTGCGCTACGACATGAGCGAGTACTCGGAGAAGCACACGGTGAGCCGGCTCATCGGTGCGCCTCCGGGCTACGTCGGCTTCGACCAGGGCGGCCTGCTCACGGACGCGGTGCGCAAGCACCCCTACGCCGTGGTGGTGCTGGATGAAATCGAGAAGGCCCACCCGGACCTCTTCAACATCCTGCTCCAGGTGATGGACCACGCGACGCTGACGGACAACAACGGCCGCAAGGCGGACTTCCGCAACATCGTCCTCATCCTCACCACCAACGCGGGCGCTCAGGAGATGAGCACCAAGTCCATCGGCTTCGGTGATTTGGCCAAGCCGGCGGACGCCACCCGCGCGAAGAAGGCCATCGAGCGCACCTTCACGCCGGAGTTCCGCAACCGGCTGGACGGGTGGATTCTCTTCTCCGGCCTGCCGCCCGAGGTCATCCTCAAGGTGGTGGACAAGGAGGTCCGTCTCCTCCAGAAGATGCTCACCGAGCGCAAGGTGACGCTGGAGCTCACGTCCGCCGCGCGCGCGTGGCTGGCCGAGCGCGGGTATGACCCGGCCTTCGGTGCCCGGCCCATGGCCCGTCTGGTGGACAACTCGCTCAAGAAGCCGCTCGCCGAGGCGCTCCTCTTCGGAGACCTCAAGCACGGCGGCACCGCCCACTACGACGTGGACGCGGGCGGAGAGGGCCTCAAGCTCAAGACGGCGCCCGCCCTCGAGCCCGCGGCGGCGTAG